A single Callithrix jacchus isolate 240 chromosome 4, calJac240_pri, whole genome shotgun sequence DNA region contains:
- the TAAR6 gene encoding LOW QUALITY PROTEIN: trace amine-associated receptor 6 (The sequence of the model RefSeq protein was modified relative to this genomic sequence to represent the inferred CDS: deleted 2 bases in 2 codons; substituted 3 bases at 3 genomic stop codons) — protein sequence MSSNSSLLAAVQLCYAKVNRSCVKTPYLPGSQVILYIVFGFGAVLAVFGNFLVMISILHFKQLHSPLNFLIASLACADFLVGVTVMPFSMVRSVESCRYFGKSFCTFHTCCDVAFCYSSLFLLCFISIDRYIAVTDPLVYPTKFTVSVXGICMSXILPLMYSSAVFYTGVYDDGREKLSSALNLYIGGCQTVVNQNWVLIDFLSFFLPTLVMIILYGNMFLVVRXQAKKLENTGSKTESSSESYKVRVSRRERKAAKTLGVIVVAFMISWLPYSIDLLIDAFTGFITPASIYEICCWCAYYNSAINPLIYAVFYPWFRKAIKVIVTGQVLKNSSATMNLFSEHI from the exons ATGAGCAGCAACTCATCCCTGCTGGCAGCCGTGCAGCTGTGCTATGCGAAAGTGAACAGATCCTGTGTGAAAACCCCCTACTTGCCTGGATCCCAGGTGATTCTGTACATAGTGTTTGGCTTTGGGGCTGTGCTGGCTGTGTTTGGAAACTTCCTGGTGATGATTTCAATCCTCCATTTCAAGCAGCTGCACTCTCCCCTCAATTTCCTCATCGCCTCTCTGGCTTGTGCTGACTTCTTGGTGGGTGTGACTGTGATGCCCTTCAGCATGGTCAGGTCCGTGGAGAGCTGCAGGTATTTTGGGAAAAGTTTTTGTACTTTCCACACCTGCTGTGATGTGGCATTTTGttactcttctctcttcctcttgtgCTTCATCTCCATCGACAGGTACATTGCGGTTACTGACCCCCTGGTCTATCCTACCAAGTTCACCGTGTCTGTGTAGGGAATTTGCATGTCCTAGATTCTGCCTCTCATGTACAGCAGTGCTGTTTTCTACACAGGTGTCTATGACGATGGGCGGGAGAAATTATCTAGTGCCCTCAACCTC TATATAGGAGGTTGTCAGACTGTTGTAAATCAAAACTGGGTGTTGATAGATTTTCTATCCTTCTTTCTACCTACCCTTGTTATGATAATTCTGTATGGTAACATGTTTCTTGTGGTGAGATGACAGgctaaaaagttagaaaatactGGTAGCAAGACAGAATCATCCTCAGAGAGTTACAAAGTCAGAGTgtccagaagagagagaaaagcagctaAAACCCTG GGGGTCATAGTGGTAGCATTTATGATTTCATGGTTACCATATAGCATTGATTTATTAATTGATGCCTTTACGGGCTTTATAACCCCTGCCTCTATTTATGAGATTTGCTGTTGGTGTGCTTATTATAACTCAGCCATAAATCCTTTGATTTATGCTGTATTTTACCCATGGTTTAGAAAAGCAATAAAAGTTATTGTGACaggtcag GTTTTAAAGAACAGTTCAGCAACCATGAATTTGTTCTCTGAACACATATAA
- the TAAR5 gene encoding trace amine-associated receptor 5, giving the protein MRAVFIQEHPAAFCYQVNGSCPRTVHPLGIQLVIYLACAVGMLIIVLGNLFVAFAVSYFKVLHTPTNFLLLSLALADMLLGLLVLPLSTIRSVESCWFFGDFLCRLHTYLDTLFCLTSIFHLCFISIDRHCAICNPLLYPSKFTVRVALRYILAGWGVPAAYASFFLYTDVVETRLSQWLEEMPCVGSCQLLLNKFWGWLNFPLFFVPCLIMISLYVKIFVVATRQAQQITTLGKSLAGAAKHERKAAKTLGIAVGIYLFCWLPFTIDTMVDSLLHFITPPLVFDIFIWFAYFNSACNPIIYVFSYQWFRKALKLMLSRKVFSPHTRIVDLYQE; this is encoded by the coding sequence ATGAGAGCTGTCTTCATTCAAGAACACCCTGCAGCGTTCTGCTACCAGGTGAATGGGTCTTGCCCCAGGACAGTACATCCTCTGGGCATCCAGTTGGTCATCTACCTGGCCTGTGCAGTAGGCATGCTGATTATCGTGCTAGGGAATTTATTTGTGGCATTTGCTGTATCCTACTTCAAAGTGCTTCACACGCCCACCAACTTCTTGCTGCTCTCCCTGGCCCTGGCTGACATGTTACTAGGTCTGCTGGTGCTGCCCCTCAGCACCATTCGCTCAGTGGAGAGCTGCTGGTTCTTTGGGGACTTCCTCTGCCGCCTGCACACCTACCTGGACACCCTCTTCTGCCTCACCTCCATCTTCCACCTCTGTTTCATTTCCATTGACCGCCACTGTGCCATCTGCAACCCCCTGCTCTATCCCTCCAAGTTCACAGTGAGGGTAGCCCTCAGGTACATCCTGGCAGGGTGGGGGGTGCCCGCAGCATACGCTTCCTTCTTCCTCTACACAGATGTGGTAGAGACAAGGCTAAGCCAGTGGCTGGAAGAGATGCCTTGCGTGGGCAGTTGCCAGCTGCTTCTCAATAAATTTTGGGGCTGGTTAAACTTCCCTTTGTTCTTTGTCCCCTGCCTTATTATGATCAGCTTGTATGTGAAGATCTTTGTGGTTGCTACCAGGCAGGCTCAGCAGATTACCACATTGGGCAAAAGCCTGGCTGGGGCTGCCAAGCATGAGAGAAAAGCTGCCAAGACCCTGGGCATTGCTGTGGGCATATATCTCTTCTGCTGGCTGCCCTTCACCATAGACACAATGGTCGACAGCCTCCTTCACTTTATCACACCACCACTGGTCTTTGACATCTTTATCTGGTTTGCTTACTTCAACTCAGCCTGCAACCCCATCATCTATGTTTTTTCCTACCAGTGGTTTAGAAAGGCACTGAAACTCATGCTGAGTCGGAAGGTCTTCTCACCGCACACACGCATTGTTGATTTGTACCAAGAATGA